Proteins from one Mycobacterium sp. SMC-2 genomic window:
- a CDS encoding SDR family oxidoreductase translates to MVKPDLELAVPGLRGSFAVVTGANSGLGFGLAKRLSAAGADVVMAIRDRAKGEAAVAAIRRHVPAAKLTIKQLDLASLKSVAALGEELVAQGRPIDILINNAGVMTPPQRLETHDGFELQFGTNHLGHFALTWHLLPLLSSARVVTVSSLAATQRNLTFDDPNARHGYQPMRSYGVAKLAQLMFAVELDRRSRLGGWGLMSNAAHPGLTKTNLLSGASYGRARPTLQARLTRLTWRVLPFMWLDIDEGIKPTLYAAVSPDAQGAKYYGPRGFYETVRGGVTFARVPCSARSEPDMRRLWRLSEQLTGVTYPDGEG, encoded by the coding sequence ATGGTGAAGCCCGACCTGGAGCTGGCGGTACCGGGCCTGCGTGGCAGCTTCGCCGTCGTGACCGGGGCCAACAGCGGCCTGGGATTCGGTTTGGCCAAGCGGTTGTCCGCCGCCGGCGCCGACGTGGTGATGGCGATCCGTGACCGCGCCAAGGGCGAAGCGGCGGTCGCCGCGATCCGCCGTCACGTGCCCGCGGCCAAGCTGACCATCAAACAGCTGGACCTCGCGTCGCTGAAAAGCGTGGCGGCGCTGGGTGAAGAGCTGGTCGCACAGGGCCGGCCCATTGACATCTTGATCAACAACGCGGGCGTCATGACACCACCGCAACGACTCGAGACCCACGACGGCTTCGAATTGCAGTTCGGCACCAATCATTTGGGGCACTTCGCGCTGACCTGGCACCTGCTGCCCCTGCTGTCGTCCGCGCGGGTGGTGACGGTCAGCAGCCTGGCCGCGACGCAGCGCAATCTCACCTTCGACGATCCCAACGCGCGGCACGGCTACCAACCGATGCGCTCCTACGGGGTGGCCAAGCTGGCGCAGCTGATGTTCGCCGTCGAATTGGATCGACGCAGTCGCCTGGGCGGTTGGGGACTGATGTCCAACGCCGCCCATCCCGGCTTGACCAAGACCAACCTGCTGAGCGGGGCCTCCTATGGCCGCGCCCGGCCCACGCTGCAGGCGCGGCTCACCCGGCTGACGTGGCGGGTGCTGCCCTTCATGTGGCTCGACATCGACGAAGGCATCAAGCCGACGCTGTATGCCGCGGTGTCACCGGACGCGCAGGGCGCCAAGTACTACGGGCCGCGCGGGTTTTATGAAACCGTCAGGGGCGGGGTCACTTTCGCCAGGGTTCCCTGCTCAGCGCGCAGCGAGCCCGACATGCGCCGGCTGTGGCGGCTCTCCGAACAGCTCACCGGCGTCACGTATCCGGACGGGGAGGGGTGA
- a CDS encoding cytochrome P450, with protein MTDVSTATDIPEFPMSRAPGCPFAPPPKVLELNADKQLSRVRIWDDSTPWLIHGYEAIRALFADSRASVDDRLPGYPHWNEGMLATVHKRPRSVFTSDAEEHTRFRRMLSKPFTFKRVEALRPAVQQITDDHIDALLAGPKPGDIVSTLALPVPSLVISQLLGVPYEDADFFQTQAQRGMGRYATEEDTAQGAASLAKYLANLVRGKMQSPSEDLVSDLAERVNAEELSVREAAQLATGVLIAGHETTANMISLSIAALLDHPDQLALMRDSDDPKVIAVAVEELMRYLSIIQTGQRRIAVEDIEVGGETIRAGEGIILDVAPANWDSRQFPVPDRLDLRREDGPHVGFGYGRHQCVGQQLARMELQIVLPTLLRRVPTLRLAVPLEDLPFKHDALAYGLYELPVTW; from the coding sequence ATGACCGACGTATCGACCGCCACCGACATTCCGGAGTTCCCGATGTCGCGGGCGCCGGGCTGCCCCTTCGCCCCGCCCCCGAAGGTGTTGGAGCTCAACGCCGACAAGCAGCTGAGCCGGGTCCGCATCTGGGACGACAGCACACCGTGGCTGATCCACGGCTACGAGGCGATCCGGGCGTTGTTCGCCGACTCGCGCGCCAGCGTCGACGACCGGCTGCCGGGATATCCGCATTGGAACGAGGGAATGCTGGCGACGGTGCACAAGCGCCCACGTTCGGTGTTCACCTCCGACGCCGAAGAACACACCCGGTTCCGTCGGATGCTGTCAAAACCGTTCACCTTCAAGCGAGTTGAGGCGCTGCGGCCGGCGGTGCAGCAGATCACCGACGACCACATCGACGCGTTGCTGGCCGGCCCCAAGCCGGGCGACATCGTCAGCACGCTGGCGCTGCCCGTGCCCTCCTTGGTGATCAGCCAATTGCTGGGCGTGCCCTACGAGGACGCGGATTTCTTCCAGACCCAGGCCCAGCGGGGTATGGGACGTTACGCCACCGAGGAGGACACCGCGCAGGGCGCCGCGTCGCTGGCGAAGTACCTTGCCAACCTGGTGCGCGGCAAAATGCAAAGCCCGTCGGAGGATTTGGTGTCCGACCTGGCCGAGCGGGTCAACGCCGAAGAGCTCAGCGTGCGCGAGGCCGCGCAGCTGGCCACCGGTGTGCTCATCGCCGGCCACGAGACCACCGCCAACATGATCAGCCTGAGCATCGCGGCATTGCTCGACCATCCCGACCAGCTGGCGCTGATGCGCGATAGCGACGATCCGAAGGTGATCGCGGTCGCTGTCGAGGAATTGATGCGCTACCTGAGCATCATCCAGACCGGGCAGCGCCGCATCGCCGTCGAGGACATCGAGGTGGGCGGCGAGACGATCCGCGCCGGCGAGGGCATCATCCTTGACGTCGCGCCGGCGAACTGGGATAGCCGGCAATTCCCCGTTCCGGACCGGCTCGATCTGCGCCGCGAGGACGGCCCGCATGTCGGCTTCGGCTACGGCCGCCACCAGTGCGTCGGGCAGCAGCTGGCCCGGATGGAACTGCAGATCGTTCTCCCCACCTTGCTGCGCCGCGTCCCCACCCTCCGGCTCGCGGTGCCGCTGGAAGACCTGCCATTCAAACATGACGCGCTGGCCTACGGCCTCTACGAGCTGCCAGTGACATGGTGA
- a CDS encoding TetR/AcrR family transcriptional regulator, protein MFTEAMTAERIARSDRSTGTREAILSAAEVLFAERGMYAVSNRQISEAAGQGNNAAACYHFGTRTDLLRAIESKHREPIEELRAQMLTAIDDSTDLRDWVGAMVRPLTDHLHALGTPSWYARFAAQAMADPAYRHVVTKDALASPLLVRTIDGINRCLPDLPRRVRSERMVMVRNLLMHTCAEHESALAEDGPRSRSAWPVAGEGLIDAIVGLWRAPVHVGAASG, encoded by the coding sequence GTGTTCACTGAGGCGATGACCGCCGAGCGGATCGCCCGCTCCGACAGGTCGACAGGGACCCGGGAGGCGATCCTGTCGGCCGCGGAAGTGTTGTTCGCCGAGCGCGGCATGTACGCCGTGTCCAACCGGCAGATCAGCGAGGCGGCCGGGCAGGGCAACAACGCCGCGGCCTGCTACCACTTCGGGACGCGAACCGACCTGCTGCGGGCGATCGAGAGCAAGCATCGGGAGCCGATCGAGGAGCTGCGGGCACAGATGCTGACCGCAATCGACGATTCCACGGACCTGCGCGACTGGGTGGGCGCGATGGTGCGGCCACTCACCGATCACCTGCACGCGCTCGGCACGCCCAGCTGGTATGCCCGGTTCGCCGCCCAGGCCATGGCCGATCCCGCGTACCGACACGTCGTCACCAAAGACGCGCTCGCGTCGCCGCTGCTGGTGCGGACCATCGACGGCATCAACCGGTGCCTTCCCGACCTGCCCAGGCGGGTGCGTTCGGAACGGATGGTCATGGTGCGCAACCTGCTCATGCACACCTGCGCCGAGCACGAAAGCGCATTGGCCGAGGACGGACCGCGTTCGCGTTCGGCGTGGCCGGTTGCCGGCGAAGGCCTGATCGACGCGATCGTGGGCCTGTGGCGCGCACCGGTCCACGTGGGCGCGGCAAGCGGCTAG
- a CDS encoding nitroreductase family deazaflavin-dependent oxidoreductase yields MNPLQRVARNPAAYRRLVLDSRPVAERLEALLRFATSGRFGVLDLAGLPNVRITTSGRKTGLARSATVQYVPVGNGLLLVGSNWGRDRHPSWSANLKATQRVTVRRRGYRFVASVRLLSGAERDEAWSTVVAHWPNYQVAQDRAGRRQFRLFLLTPAT; encoded by the coding sequence ATGAATCCGCTGCAGCGGGTGGCCCGCAATCCGGCGGCCTACCGCCGGCTCGTCCTGGACAGCCGGCCGGTCGCGGAACGCCTTGAGGCGCTGCTGCGGTTCGCGACGAGCGGGCGGTTCGGCGTTCTCGACCTCGCGGGCCTGCCGAACGTGCGGATCACCACCTCAGGACGCAAAACGGGTCTCGCCCGTAGCGCGACGGTGCAGTATGTGCCCGTCGGCAACGGGCTGTTGCTGGTCGGCTCCAACTGGGGTCGCGATCGCCACCCGTCGTGGTCGGCGAATCTGAAAGCCACGCAGCGGGTTACCGTCCGCAGGCGCGGATATCGCTTCGTCGCGTCGGTGCGGTTGCTCAGCGGCGCGGAGCGCGACGAAGCATGGTCGACGGTGGTGGCGCACTGGCCGAATTACCAGGTGGCCCAAGACCGTGCGGGTCGGCGCCAATTCCGGTTGTTTCTGCTGACGCCAGCCACATAG
- a CDS encoding DUF2231 domain-containing protein: MTVINGMPAHALLLHFVVVLVPLTALLEIVCVFWPTARRGALLWLAVMSAVATMVLTPITANAGAWLYDLRAKPSPILQEHASRGSTMPYFSAALLAAALALVVMRVIERRSDKSRVAVRATIAILVLAVAISSTVQIYRVGDAGAQSVWGGEIAHLEHSNHPG; the protein is encoded by the coding sequence ATGACCGTCATCAATGGCATGCCCGCCCATGCCCTGCTGCTGCACTTCGTTGTGGTGCTCGTACCGCTGACCGCCCTGCTGGAGATCGTGTGCGTGTTTTGGCCCACGGCGCGTCGGGGCGCACTGTTGTGGCTCGCCGTGATGTCGGCTGTCGCCACCATGGTGTTGACGCCGATCACGGCAAACGCCGGGGCGTGGCTTTACGACCTGAGGGCCAAACCCAGTCCGATCCTGCAGGAGCACGCCTCCCGGGGCAGCACCATGCCATACTTTTCCGCCGCGCTGCTGGCGGCCGCGCTGGCGCTCGTGGTGATGCGCGTGATCGAACGCCGCTCGGACAAGAGCCGCGTGGCCGTCCGGGCGACTATCGCGATACTGGTGCTCGCCGTCGCCATCTCATCGACGGTCCAGATATACCGCGTGGGCGACGCTGGGGCCCAATCGGTTTGGGGTGGCGAAATCGCCCACCTGGAACACTCCAACCACCCGGGCTAG
- a CDS encoding SigB/SigF/SigG family RNA polymerase sigma factor — MTDVITPLRPAPCRDTKADDSYDDVVEMFVALRQMPAESHEYSRQREQIVARCLPLADHVASHFARRGEGLDDLIQVARVGLMNAINRFDPDKGPSFIGFAVPTMMGEVRRYFRDYSWGMRVPRRLRELHVQISRTTGDLAQKLGRAPTAGELSQVLEVPREEIVECLVAGDAYRLDSLDAPMGTDGSGTPRLVADSVGDIDPQIEHITNRETLRVLVAALPAREQEVLRMRFFESMTQSQIAERIGVSQMQVSRILASTLRCLRDQLE, encoded by the coding sequence ATGACCGATGTAATTACCCCCCTCCGTCCGGCCCCGTGCCGGGACACCAAAGCCGACGATTCCTACGACGATGTCGTCGAAATGTTCGTGGCGTTGCGCCAAATGCCGGCCGAATCGCATGAATACAGCCGCCAACGCGAGCAAATCGTGGCCCGATGCCTGCCGCTGGCCGACCATGTGGCCAGCCATTTCGCGCGCCGCGGCGAGGGTCTCGACGACCTCATCCAGGTGGCGCGCGTGGGGCTGATGAACGCCATCAATCGGTTCGACCCCGACAAGGGGCCCAGCTTCATCGGCTTCGCGGTCCCGACCATGATGGGCGAGGTCCGGCGGTACTTCCGCGACTACAGCTGGGGCATGCGGGTACCACGGCGGTTGCGTGAACTCCACGTACAGATCAGCAGGACGACCGGCGACCTGGCTCAGAAGCTGGGGCGTGCGCCCACCGCGGGCGAGCTGTCGCAGGTGCTGGAAGTTCCCCGCGAGGAAATCGTCGAGTGCCTTGTGGCGGGCGATGCCTATCGGCTGGATTCGTTGGACGCACCCATGGGCACGGACGGCTCGGGCACGCCCCGACTGGTCGCCGACTCGGTTGGCGACATCGATCCGCAGATCGAGCACATCACCAACCGGGAAACGCTGCGCGTCCTCGTTGCCGCACTTCCCGCGCGCGAACAGGAGGTCCTGCGGATGCGGTTCTTCGAATCGATGACGCAGAGCCAGATCGCCGAGCGCATCGGGGTGTCGCAGATGCAGGTCTCGCGCATCCTGGCGAGCACCCTGCGCTGCCTGCGCGACCAACTGGAATAA
- a CDS encoding SDR family NAD(P)-dependent oxidoreductase, which yields MTVNIEGRLLDGRGVVVAGGSRGIGRAVTELLCGLGAGVVVNGRDEHAVEETVAAVTASGGHATAVVGPADEEDVAGALAADCVRTYGRLDALINCAGIAEPPGSSILNISPEDFDRLIGAHLGTAFHTCRAAARVMAAQGHGAIVNTSSVAFLGDYGGTGYPAGKGAVNALTMAIAAELKAHGVRANVVCPGARTRLSTGAEYEQHIEDLHRRGLLDEMTMRASLDSPPPEFVAPLYAYLVSDLAQAITGQIFVAAGGFVGSFDRPTPRLLGYRDHHEAPPWSVEDLHTMIGAAQAAH from the coding sequence ATGACGGTGAACATCGAGGGACGGCTGCTGGATGGGCGCGGGGTGGTGGTGGCCGGCGGCAGCCGTGGGATCGGGCGCGCGGTCACCGAACTGCTCTGCGGCCTCGGCGCCGGCGTGGTCGTCAACGGGCGCGACGAGCACGCGGTCGAGGAGACCGTCGCCGCCGTCACGGCGTCGGGAGGGCACGCCACCGCGGTCGTCGGACCTGCGGACGAGGAGGACGTCGCCGGTGCGCTGGCCGCCGACTGTGTGCGCACGTACGGGCGGCTGGACGCCCTGATCAACTGCGCCGGGATCGCCGAGCCGCCCGGATCCTCGATTTTGAACATCTCGCCGGAAGACTTCGACCGCCTGATCGGCGCCCACCTCGGCACGGCGTTCCACACGTGCCGGGCGGCCGCTCGCGTCATGGCCGCCCAGGGGCACGGGGCCATCGTCAACACCAGCTCAGTGGCATTCCTGGGCGACTACGGCGGCACCGGCTACCCCGCGGGCAAGGGCGCGGTCAACGCCCTGACCATGGCCATCGCCGCCGAACTGAAGGCCCACGGCGTCCGGGCCAACGTGGTGTGTCCCGGCGCCCGGACACGGCTGTCCACGGGCGCCGAGTACGAACAACACATCGAGGACCTGCATCGCCGCGGCTTGCTGGACGAAATGACCATGCGGGCCTCACTGGACAGCCCCCCACCGGAGTTCGTCGCCCCGCTCTACGCCTATCTCGTGAGCGACCTGGCCCAGGCCATCACGGGCCAGATCTTCGTTGCCGCAGGCGGATTCGTCGGCAGCTTCGATCGGCCAACCCCGCGGCTGCTGGGCTACCGCGACCACCATGAGGCCCCACCCTGGTCCGTCGAGGATTTGCACACGATGATCGGCGCCGCGCAGGCCGCACACTGA
- a CDS encoding heavy metal-binding domain-containing protein — MQPNPLDPVASERLSHAGKVFTSDLSINEFALLHGAGFEPIELVMGVSVYHVGYQFTGIRQQSELPVLTDATYRARWNAMSRMQAEADSLGADGVVGVRLEWRHQGEGEHLEFIAVGTAVRYTDKPGAYRRPNGQAFTSHLSGQDLSTLLRSGFAPVAFVMGNCVFHIAVQGFLRTLGQVGRNAEMPQWTQGSYQARELAMSRMQSEAERDGGTGVVGVHFAISNYAWGHHTVEFYVAGTAVRRAGEAQTLTPSFVLPMSD, encoded by the coding sequence ATGCAACCGAACCCGCTCGACCCAGTTGCCAGCGAACGGCTGTCGCACGCGGGCAAAGTGTTCACTTCCGACCTGTCGATCAACGAATTCGCCTTGCTGCATGGGGCCGGGTTCGAGCCGATCGAACTCGTGATGGGAGTCTCGGTCTACCACGTCGGTTATCAGTTCACCGGGATCCGGCAGCAGTCCGAGCTTCCGGTGCTGACGGACGCGACCTACCGGGCGCGCTGGAATGCGATGTCGCGGATGCAGGCGGAGGCCGATTCGCTGGGCGCGGACGGCGTGGTGGGCGTCCGCCTCGAATGGCGTCATCAGGGCGAGGGCGAGCATCTGGAGTTCATCGCGGTCGGAACCGCGGTGCGATACACGGACAAGCCCGGCGCCTATCGGCGGCCCAACGGGCAAGCGTTCACCAGCCACCTGTCCGGGCAGGATCTGTCGACACTCCTACGGTCGGGCTTCGCCCCGGTGGCGTTCGTGATGGGCAACTGTGTCTTTCACATTGCCGTACAAGGCTTTCTGCGCACGCTCGGCCAGGTGGGCCGCAACGCCGAGATGCCCCAATGGACGCAGGGCAGCTACCAGGCTCGCGAACTGGCGATGTCACGCATGCAGAGTGAAGCCGAGCGCGACGGCGGAACCGGTGTCGTCGGTGTGCATTTCGCCATCTCGAACTACGCGTGGGGACATCACACCGTCGAGTTCTATGTGGCCGGGACCGCCGTGCGCCGCGCGGGCGAGGCGCAGACCCTGACACCGTCGTTCGTCCTGCCCATGAGCGATTGA
- a CDS encoding DUF5073 family protein, producing the protein MTGLDHQRVGHVIGSALAGPGGVGLVLRVFCGVPGVVLVPARRGFFRSQPERVQIGDWRYEATPDGRLSAAHLVNGIVLAQEVLPAGAVGPHMARALDQLVAGYGPTIVPNIDAALEVLEAGAGSR; encoded by the coding sequence ATGACGGGCCTCGATCATCAGCGGGTCGGACACGTCATCGGATCCGCCCTCGCCGGTCCCGGGGGAGTCGGCCTGGTGCTGCGGGTCTTTTGCGGGGTTCCGGGTGTGGTTCTCGTTCCGGCGCGGCGGGGCTTCTTCCGGTCGCAGCCGGAGCGGGTGCAGATCGGCGACTGGCGGTATGAGGCCACCCCCGACGGCCGCCTGAGCGCCGCCCACCTGGTGAACGGCATCGTCCTGGCCCAGGAGGTCCTCCCCGCCGGCGCCGTCGGACCGCACATGGCTCGCGCACTCGATCAGCTGGTGGCCGGTTACGGGCCGACGATCGTCCCCAACATCGATGCGGCCCTCGAGGTGCTCGAGGCCGGCGCCGGGTCGCGCTGA
- a CDS encoding cutinase family protein, with translation MKAHTVGGLICAVLAPVWALPVAPIAAAGPCPDVEVVFARGTNEPPGVGRIGQSFVDALRPHVGGRSLGVYPVDYPATTDFPRAADGISDAGAHVEHVAVACPRTRMVLGGYSQGAAVMGFVTESAVPDGVHLVQALQPMPAEVSNHVAAVALFGKPSSQFMSILNEPPVTIGPPYAGKTIELCVPGDPVCSDAGNPVAHRQYVEAGMVDQAADFAAGRL, from the coding sequence GTGAAGGCGCATACCGTCGGCGGTCTGATTTGTGCTGTGCTGGCGCCCGTTTGGGCGCTGCCGGTCGCTCCCATCGCGGCGGCCGGGCCATGCCCCGATGTCGAGGTGGTGTTCGCGCGGGGTACCAACGAGCCGCCCGGCGTCGGCCGTATCGGCCAGAGTTTCGTCGACGCTTTGCGCCCGCACGTCGGCGGCAGGTCCCTGGGTGTGTATCCCGTCGACTACCCGGCAACCACGGATTTCCCCAGGGCCGCGGACGGCATCAGCGACGCAGGCGCACACGTCGAACACGTGGCGGTCGCCTGCCCCAGAACCAGGATGGTGTTGGGCGGATACTCCCAGGGCGCCGCGGTGATGGGTTTCGTCACCGAAAGCGCGGTGCCGGACGGGGTACACCTGGTCCAGGCGCTGCAGCCGATGCCGGCCGAGGTTTCCAACCACGTGGCCGCGGTCGCTCTGTTCGGAAAACCGTCGAGCCAGTTCATGAGCATCCTCAACGAGCCGCCCGTGACGATCGGCCCACCCTATGCGGGCAAAACCATCGAATTGTGCGTGCCCGGCGATCCGGTGTGCTCGGATGCCGGTAACCCGGTCGCGCACCGGCAGTACGTCGAAGCCGGCATGGTTGACCAGGCGGCGGACTTCGCCGCCGGCCGCCTATAG
- a CDS encoding TetR/AcrR family transcriptional regulator, protein MRSHGWAGNTPASDEEAIERILDAADKIIEERGSAMRIADVARALGVTRQTVYRYFPGTQALLVASAMRSADGFLDRMTAHLEGVADPVLAMTEGLAFAIEGLASDHQVEFVLNQRHRRGQKVSIISDTALAFGRSMLHRYDIDWESYGFDEAGLDELNEFCLRLLHSFLADPGRPPRSGADLRRYLTRWLGPAIAYPQLVRAMDALQSAEPPRTRRRPSKAS, encoded by the coding sequence ATGCGCAGTCACGGTTGGGCAGGCAACACGCCCGCCTCCGACGAGGAGGCGATCGAGCGCATCCTGGATGCCGCCGACAAGATCATCGAGGAACGCGGCTCGGCGATGCGGATCGCCGACGTGGCCCGGGCGCTTGGGGTGACCCGCCAGACCGTTTATCGGTACTTCCCCGGGACGCAGGCGCTGTTGGTGGCATCGGCGATGCGGTCGGCCGACGGGTTCCTGGATCGAATGACGGCCCATCTCGAGGGGGTCGCCGACCCGGTGCTGGCGATGACCGAAGGGTTGGCATTCGCCATCGAAGGACTGGCCTCGGACCACCAGGTGGAATTCGTGCTCAACCAGCGCCACCGTCGCGGCCAGAAGGTGTCGATCATCTCCGATACCGCCCTGGCGTTCGGGCGGTCGATGCTGCATCGCTACGACATCGATTGGGAGAGTTACGGTTTCGATGAGGCTGGTCTCGACGAGCTGAACGAGTTCTGCCTGCGGCTGCTGCATTCTTTCCTCGCCGACCCGGGGCGCCCGCCGCGCAGCGGCGCCGATCTGCGGCGCTACCTGACGCGTTGGCTCGGCCCGGCCATCGCCTATCCGCAACTGGTGCGCGCGATGGACGCGCTGCAGAGCGCTGAGCCGCCGCGAACGCGGCGGCGCCCTTCCAAGGCATCCTGA
- a CDS encoding TetR/AcrR family transcriptional regulator gives MSKDAARRSDRRPAQTIRKVLDAGLEELRESSFANLTMRSVATRAGVSPASAYTYFPSKSALVAAVYLRFLRELPLHTDVNETTKTRVSATLRDMAVVVADEPELTAACGAALMADDPAVKPIREQIGQEVSTRIGAALGPGWPRAVKSTLQITFSGALMTARFVSFDEIEGQLDEAVNLILGASVA, from the coding sequence GTGTCTAAAGATGCGGCGCGCCGGTCGGACCGCCGGCCGGCGCAGACTATCCGCAAGGTCCTCGATGCCGGGCTGGAGGAACTGCGAGAGTCGTCGTTCGCGAATCTGACGATGCGCTCGGTGGCGACTCGCGCCGGAGTATCCCCGGCCAGCGCCTACACCTACTTCCCGTCGAAAAGCGCGTTGGTGGCCGCGGTGTACCTGCGTTTCCTCCGCGAGCTGCCGCTGCATACCGATGTCAACGAAACCACCAAGACGCGGGTCAGCGCGACGCTGCGAGACATGGCCGTGGTGGTCGCCGACGAGCCCGAGCTCACCGCCGCCTGCGGCGCGGCCCTGATGGCCGACGACCCGGCCGTGAAGCCGATTCGGGAGCAAATCGGCCAGGAGGTGTCCACCCGGATCGGCGCCGCCCTTGGCCCCGGTTGGCCGCGCGCCGTGAAATCCACGCTGCAGATCACCTTTTCCGGCGCGCTGATGACCGCCCGCTTCGTGAGCTTCGACGAGATCGAGGGACAACTCGATGAGGCCGTCAACCTCATCCTGGGCGCCTCCGTCGCTTGA